The Triticum aestivum cultivar Chinese Spring chromosome 3A, IWGSC CS RefSeq v2.1, whole genome shotgun sequence genome includes a region encoding these proteins:
- the LOC123063456 gene encoding 7-dehydrocholesterol reductase, which translates to MAKQKQQQQPKPAADAAPPPREFKTAHSPWFTYASMVTLFSLCPPFVILLWYTVVHADGSVARTYEHLRDHGILEGLKAIWPMPTVLAGKIILGFALFEAALQLLLPGKRFEGPISPAGNVPVYKANGLLAYAVTLVTYLSLWWFGIFNPAIVYDHLGEIYSALVFGSLVFCLCLYIKGHVAPSSSDSGSSGNAFIDFYWGMELYPRIGKHFDIKVFTNCRFGMMSWAVLAVTYCIKQYEMNGRVADSMLVNTALMLIYITKFFWWESGYWCTMDIAHDRAGFYICWGCLVWVPSTYTSPGMYLVNHPVNLGPQLAISILLAGILCIYINYDCDRQRQEFRRTNGKASVWGKAPSKIVANYQTTKGETKTSLLLTSGWWGFSRHFHYVPEILAAFFWSVPALFDHFLPYFYVLHLTILLLDRAKRDDDRCSTKYGKYWKMYCNRVPYRVVPGIY; encoded by the exons ATGGCgaagcagaagcagcagcagcagcccaagcccgccgccgacgccgcgccgccgccccgggagTTCAAGACGGCGCACTCGCCCTGGTTCACCTACGCCTCCATGGTCACGCTCTTCTCCCTCTGTCCGCCATTCGTCATCCTCCT GTGGTACACGGTTGTGCACGCGGACGGATCGGTGGCGCGCACCTACGAGCACCTCCGCGACCACGGGATCCTGGAGGGGCTCAAGGCCATCTGGCCCATGCCCACCGTGCTCGCCGGGAAGATCATCCTCGGCTTCGCTCTCTTCGAGGCCGCCCTGCAGCTGCTCCTTCCCGGGAAGCGCTTCGAGGGGCCCATCTCGCCCGCCGGGAATGTGCCCGTCTACAAG GCAAATGGCTTACTAGCATATGCAGTGACTTTGGTCACCTACCTAAGCCTGTGGTG GTTTGGAATATTTAACCCTGCAATAGTATATGATCACCTGGGAGAGATATACTCGGCTCTGGTCTTTGGAAGCCTTGTGTTCTGTTTATGCCTGTACATAAAG GGTCATGTAGCACCATCTTCATCTGATTCTGGATCCTCAGGGAATGCGTTCATTGATTTCTACTGG GGAATGGAACTGTATCCTCGGATTGGTAAGCATTTCGATATCAAAGTCTTCACAAACTGCCGTTTTGGGATGATGTCCTGGGCTGTTCTTGCTGTCACCTACTGCATAAAGCAG TATGAAATGAATGGCCGAGTTGCAGACTCCATGCTTGTGAATACTGCACTGATGTTGATCTATATCACAAAGTTTTTCTGGTGGGAGTCTGGATATTGGTGTACTATGGACATTGCGCATGATAGAG CTGGTTTCTACATTTGCTGGGGATGCTTAGTATGGGTTCCATCAACTTACACCTCTCCTGGAATGTACCTTGTCAATCATCCTGTGAATTTGGGTCCCCAG CTAGCAATCTCGATTCTCCTCGCTGGAATATTGTGCATATACATAAACTATGACTGTGATCGTCAGCGCCAAGAATTTCGCCGGACAAATGGGAAAGCCTCAGTCTGGGGAAAAGCCCCGTCAAAG ATTGTTGCTAACTATCAGACCACAAAAGGAGAAACGAAAACCAGTCTTCTCTTGACTTCTGGATG GTGGGGCTTTTCTCGTCACTTTCACTATGTCCCAGAGATACTGGCAGCATTTTTCTGGAGCGTTCCAGCTCTTTTTGATCAT TTTCTGCCATACTTCTATGTGCTACATCTAACCATTCTACTGCTTGACCGAGCAAAGAGGGATGATGACAGATGCTCAACAAA GTACGGCAAGTACTGGAAGATGTACTGCAACAGAGTACCGTACAGGGTTGTTCCTGGTATTTACTGA